The sequence TGGTACGACCTGGAAGTAGTGGTTTCTCCGGTCAACAGACATCTTGTCTTTATTGGCGGCATTAATATCTGGAAATCAGAAGATGGTGGTGCCACATGGACGCTGAGTGCACACTGGTATGGAGGTGGTGGAGCTCCTTACGTACATGCTGATATTCATGCCATGGCTTTTGACCCCAAAAATCCCTATGCCCTCTACATTGGTTGTGACGGAGGTATTTATTACACCAAGAACGGTGGAGTCACCTATAAAGACATCAGTCAAAGCATGGTTACTTCACAGATTTACAGAATCGGTTCTTCTGCTACTGACAACAAGCTGGTTATTGCAGGTCTTCAGGATAATGGCTCCAAACTTTACAATGGCTCATGGGGAAACGTTTTAGGCGGAGACGGAATGGAATGTATCATTGATCCAACCGACAACAAAATCATGTACGGCTCTCTCTACTATGGTGATATTCAGAAATCAACAAACGGAGGAAGCAGTTTCAATAAAATCAAAAAAAATATTGATGAAGATGGAGGCTGGGTAACACCTTATCTGCTCTGTCCGAAAGATCCCAAAATTCTGTATGCCGGATATAATAACGTGTGGGTCAATTATAACCGTGGAAGCAGCAACTGGATTAAAATTTCTTCATTTGCAGGAAGCACAACACTTGTTGCGCTTGCAGTAGCTCCATCAGATACCAGCGTAATCTATGCAGCCAAATCGTCAACGCTTTACAGAACCAGAAACAGTGGTCAGACATGGGACAATATCAATAGCGGACTCCCTACTGCCAATGCAAGTATCACCGATATTGAAGTCAGGGAAGATAATGCCAATGTGGTTTGGGTAACATTCTCCGGCTACAGCAACGGGAATAAGGTATTTGTCAGTGTTGACGGAGGAGATAACTGGGTTAATTACAGCGGCTCCCTACCCAATTTACCCGTTAATTGCATTGTATATCAGAAAGGTAGCGACAATGGACTTTATGTCGGAACTGATGTCGGAGTTTATTACCGCGACAGCAGTTTAAACGACTGGATACCATTCAGCAGCGGTCTCCCGAATGTAATTGTCAATGATCTTGAAATTTTCTACAATTCTGTTCCATCCAAACAAAGAATTAAAGCTGCTACCTATGGCCGCGGACTCTGGGAATCAGAGCTGTATGCCTCTCCTGATATTCCTCCTGTGGCCGATTTTGAAGTGAAAGATACTGTCGTTTGCCCCGGATACACAGTAAGCTTTAACAATCTTTCTTCTTATGCCACTTCATTCAGATGGTACTTCCCTGGTGCCAATCCCTCTGTAAGCACCGACCGTAACCCGAAAATAAGATTTGAATCTCCGGGTTACTATGATGTTTATCTGGTAGCCATCAACGATTACGGAAAAGATTCCATCAGGAGAACTGCCCTTATCAGGGTGGACGCAACTGCAAAATGCATATACATCATGCCATCCACCTTTTCCAATGATGTTTATACCACCTGCACCGGAACCTTGTTTGACCCGGGAGGAAACAGCAACTACACAAGTAACTTAAATACCATTGTAACCATTTCACCGCCACAATCAACCGGAATTATCATGACATTCAAAAGTTTTCAGACAGAAGATAAATTTGACGTACTTGAAATATTTGAAGGCACATCTGTCAGTGGAAAGCGTATTGGCGCTTTTTCAGGAAGCACTCTGCCCGGAAATGGCCTGATTGTATCACAAGAGGGTAGTGTTACCCTTCGCTTTACCTCTGATGCCCTCGACAACAGGTCAGGTTTTGAAATGGAATGGAAATGTATCAAACCTGATGAGCCTCCTTTTGCCTATTTTTCTGTCACGAACAAATACAGTTGTACAGGTGAAATAAACTTTGAAAACCGCTCCCTGAATAATCCTGTTTCTTATTTATGGGATTTTGGCGATGGTTCGTCTTCATCAGAAATAAACCCGGTTCATCAGTATCAGAAAAACGGGAAATACAATATTAAGTTAAAGATTTCCAATGCTCATGGATCAGACAGCTTTACCATCACCAACCTTGTTGTAGATATGCCGTTACCACCAAAAGTTAATCACGGGTCAAGCTGCGGAGCAGGTCAGGTTTCCCTTTCGGCCTATGGGGACGGTCATCTTTACTGGTATAACAGCCTGGCTGATTCAATACCTTTCCATAAAGGTTCCGGTTATCAAACATCGTTTCTGACTGAAACAAAAGATTATTACGTCAGATTGTTCACATTCGGGCCTTCACAATATGCCGGTCCATATTCCAATTCCATCGGATCTGGTGGTTTTCTTACCGGAACTCAGGGTTTGTTGTTTAATGTTTATAAAAATCTAATTATCAGGTCAGTTAAAGTGTATGCAAGTGGAAGTGGCAACCGGCAGATTCAGCTGAAAAACAGCTCCGGAAGCATTTTATATGACACCAATGTTTATCTCAACAGCGGTGAAAACCGTATAAACCTCAATTTCGAAGTCGAAAAAGGAAATGCTTATTCTCTCATCGGAATCAATGCAACACTTTACAGAAACAATGCAGGTGTAAGTTATCCCTATACCATTGAAAACTTAATCTCGATTTACAATTCTACTGCCGGATCAACGGTTTATTATTATTTTTACGACTGGGAAATTCAGGAAAGCGATGTCTGCCGGAGTTTACCTGTAAAAATCACTGCCGGTATATTTCAACAGGCACCAAAAGCCGGTTTTGATGCAAAAGACTCCGGGCTTTATGTGAAGTTTAACAATCTTTCCACCAACAACCTGATCAACAACTGGAGCTTTGGCGATGGAAATACCTCTGATGAAGTCTCTCCTGTTTATAAATATTCTGCCCCCGGCAATTACACAGTAAAACTCAGTACCCACAACGCCTGCGGCAGCGACTCTGTGTCGAAAAATATATTGATAGTCAATAGCTTAAATGAATATTCAGTTCCCGACATAAGGGTTTATCCCAATCCTTCCGAAGGAAAGTTTACTGTTGAACTAAGCCATAGTTCAGGAAAATTAAAAATAACTGATGTTAACGGAAAAGTTGTAGCCGAAGAAATTCTGGATGGCACTGGCAGAAGTATTTTCTTTACATACCAGCTCAAGAGAGGAATTTATTTCCTGTCGCTGATTGATGAAAACGGAATATTAACCAGAAAAATTATAATCTATTGAAAATCATATCATATAATGTAAACGGAATCCGGGCAGCACTCAGCAAGGGCCTAATTGACTGGCTCAAATCAACGGATGCTGATATCGTCTGTATTCAGGAATTGAAAGCAACACCGGAACAATTCGATACTGCTCAGTTTGAAGACCTTGGATATCATTGTTTCTGGAATCCTGCTGTGAAAAAAGGATATTCAGGAGTTGGACTATTATCCCGAGCTAAACCCGATAAGGTTGTTTTTGGTTTCGGGAAAGAGATATATGATCAGGAAGGCAGGGTCATCCGCGCAGATATCGGAGATAAGAGCTTCCTGTCTTTATATATTCCTTCAGGTAGCAGTGGTGACGAAAGACAGGATTTTAAAATGGAGTTTCTTGATTTTTTTACAGACTGGACCATTGACTTGCTCAGGCAAAGGCCAAATCTCGTCATTTCAGGTGATTTCAATATCTGTCATCAGGCCATAGACATCCATGATCCAATTCGAAATGCTACAAGTTCCGGATTTTTACCGGAAGAAAGAGAATGGTTCTCTGGATTCCTCGACATCGGACTGACAGACAGCTTCAGGTTTCTGCATCCTAAAGTTCAAAAATATTCATGGTGGTCGTTTCGTGCCAATTCACGGGCAAAAAACCTTGGCTGGAGAATAGATTACCACCTGGTATCTGAAGGCTTGAAAAATCAAATCCGTCAGGCGGGCATCGATAACGATGTGGTTCATTCCGATCACTGTCCTGTGTGGGTCGAACTGGCTTAGCCCCTAAAGCATTAATTTAGTCACATCTCACCACAGAGATCACAGAGATCACGGAGAAAAAAATAAATTATGATTGAAAATCAATTAACTGAAAAAATTATTGGCTGTGCCATTGAAGTGCATAAGCAATTAGGCCCAGGCCTCCTCGAATGTGCTTATGAAGAATGCTTATATTACGAGCTTATCAACTCAGGGCTGGAAGTAAAAAAGCAACTTGCTTTGCCATTAGTTTACAAAGAAATACAATTAGATGCCGGTTACCGCATTGATTTGCTGGTGGAGAACAGAGTGATAGTTGAAATTAAATCGGTAGATGCTATTGCCGAAATACACAAAGCACAACTAATGACCTATATGAAACTGGCAAATTTAAAGATTGGCCTGCTGATTAATTTCAATGTCACAAAATTAAAAGACGGAATTGTAAGATGGATTATTTGAATTTATTCACCACAGAGAACACTGAGATTCACGGAGATAATTAAAAACTCTGTGTTCCTCCGTGACCTCCGTAGTTAAAATATATCTCACCACAGAGAACACTGAGATAAACGGAGATAAAAAGAGGTAATTCTGAAGGATGTCGAGAACCCCGGGTTAAGTAATCGCAAATCAATTAAAACAGCGGTTTTGGAAAGTTGTAAAATTGATAAATTTGCACTGACTAATCAAGATTTATTAATTACAAATAATTGATTTTTAATATTGAATGAATAATGTTAATCAAAAGTATAAAAACAGAAGTTTAAAACGCAAAGACAGTGTAAAAAATTGTAAATTTGATTGGAGAAATAATATTCAAAGAAATATGAATTTTGAAGAAAAATACTTGGATAAAATCATTAACGGTGATTGCTTAACTGTTATGCAGGATATGCCTGACAAGTGTGTGGACTTGGTAGTAACTTCTCCTCCATACAACCTAAAAAATTCAACAGGAAATGGCATGAAAGATGGACGTGGTGGAAAATGGGCTGGAGCAGCTTTGGTCAATGGTTACAGTCATTATGACGATAATATGCCGCATGAACAATATGCAGAATGGCAATACAGCTGTTTGAAAGAAATGTTCCGGCTAATAAAAGATGACGGAGCAATTTTTTATAACCACAAGTGGAGAGTACAAGATGGTTTACTTCAAGACAGAAAAGATATAATTAGAGATTTGCCTGTAAGACAAATTATTATTTGGAAACGTAAGGGTGGTATTAATTTTAATCCAGGTTATTTTTTACCGACCTATGAAGTAATCTATCTTATACCAAAACGAAAATTTAAACTTGTACCTAAAGCTAACGCATATGGTGACGTGTGGACGTTTACACAAGAGATGAAAAATGAACACCCTGCGCCATTTCCTGTTGCATTAATTTACAGAATTATTTCTTCAACAACGGCACAAATTATTTTAGACCCATTTATGGGTAGTGGAACAACCGCAGTTGTTGCAATGGGATTAAAAAGACATTACATAGGAATTGAGCTATCACCTGACTATTGTAATATGGCTGAGCAGAGAATTAAACGTAATAAAATACACAGTGAACTTTTTGGTTTAAGACAGTTGTCTTTATTTCAAGATATAGATTGATGAAAATTTACACTAAAGAAAGCTTGATAAAAGAGCTTAAGAAAATTGCTAAAAAAGGTTGGATTGAGAATAAAAGGTATGGGAATCAAGGAGGTATTGGAAATACCCTTGAAGATTTGTTAGGGATTGAAGAAAACAATTTACCAATTCCTAACGCAGCAGAATGGGAGTTAAAAACCCAACGATTAAACACTTCTTCACTTACGACTTTATTTCACATTGAACCTTCACCCAGAGCAGTGAAATTTGTACCGCAAGTTTTATTGCTAAAATATGGTTGGTCACATGAAGAAGCAGGAATTAAATATCCTGATAATGAAATGAGTTTCAGACAAACCATTCATGGACTTTCACCAAGTGACAGGGGTTTTCAAGTTGTTATTGACCGTAACAATCGTAAAATTTTAATCTCATTTGACAGTAGTAAAGTTGCAGAAAAACATACTGATTGGCTTAAACAAGTTAAAGAAAGAGTTGGGTTAGGACAACTCGATCCCCAACCTTATTGGGGTTTTGACGACCTTTCTAACAAGGCGGGAACAAAATTATTAAATTGTTTTTATGTTCAAGGAGAAGTTAAAAAAGAAGGCGACATAGAGTTTTACAGATACAGTAAAGTAATGATGCTACAGAAGTTCAAATTTGAAGGTTTTTTAAACCAAATTGAGAAAGGGAATATTTTGATTGACTTTGACGCAAGAACCGGACACAATCACGGAACAAAATTTAGAATGAGACAAAATTGTTTGCCAGAACTTTATGAAAAAGCAACAATTATTTTATGAACGAAATAAAAGCTCAATTAGTAACAATTAAGCCCTTATTTGGTTTGCAGAACCAACGATGATATTTACGATACATCGAAATTGTTCAAAACTGGTATTAAATTGGGATTTCGAAAAAATAACTTATTATTATTTTACTTTAAGACAAAAAAGAATAAATGCCCAATTCTTATTTTACCAGTTTTTCCACTTGCACAAGCTGTTTTTCTGAATTTTCAATAAGCAGCAGGTAAATACCTGACGAAAGATTATGTAAATCAATGCTTTTTGTTTTTTCATTAACGTTATCCTCTATTAAAAGTCTTCCTGTGATATCGATAATTTTAAATCTAACATTCATGCCTTCAGGATTGAGAAGCAGGACAACATCAGTAACCGGATTAGGATAAACCATAATTATTCCTTTCTGAGAATTATTATCTCTTACGCCAATCACTCCACCAAATTCAAAAGCTCCAATATCTGTTTTTCCGTTCCGGGAAGCACCACGTTGGTCCAAAGGAGGTGCTCCCACAGATGTTCCTGCATCAATTGCGGGGCTGGTGGGTTTTAAAGCATGCGTTTTGGTGGGGCCTCCATTATCAGCCAGAATTTCAAGTTCTGCATCCATATTGTTGATATTCCCCTGTCCTGAAACCAGAATGGTATTGTCCTGCAAAATGGTGTAGGTGCGGTTAAAAGTAATCTTTCCTCCGTTTTGTGTATAACCGAAAAAATTGTCAGTAAAACCACTGGCCAGAATACAATTTAACAGGTTGAAATGAACAGTTGCCGGATCATTGTAGGAATAAGCCTGTATGGATTGTCCGCAATAAACGGTATTTTCTGTAAAAGTACAATTAATCAGATTGACCACACAGGAACCATTTGACGAAATGATCCCCATACCACCTCCACAGGTAAGATAATTTCCACTTGTTTTACCTTTATTATTACTAATGGTGCAATTGGTCAGAGAAATCTGAATGGCTTTTCCCGATGTTCCGGCAAACAGGCCTGCTCCATTTGAATGGACCGTATCGGCAACTAAAATATTATTGTAAATCAGGCTATTGCGAATTTCAGCATTTGAATTTTCAATCTGAACTCCGCCTCCTTCATCAAATGCCTGATTGCCTTCAATACTGCATCGTTCGATCTGCAAAACTGCACCAATATGATTGACAGCCCCTCCGCGAAGAAGAGCCGTATTGTTTTTGACTATACAATTTTCCAGATAAAGCTGAGCCGACAATCCATTGCGTAAAGCACCCCCATATCTGGCTTTATTACTTTCAATCATGCAGTTTTTCAGATATAAAATGCCAAGATTTTCAATGGCTCCGCCATTTCCGGAAGTATTACCAAAGCGAATGGTTATACCTGAAATAAAAACCGTATTTCCGGGCATGACTGAAAAAACCCTTCTGTCAGAAACGGAAAGAGAAGCACCTCCTTCAACGATGGTCTGATCAACTCCCTGACCGAGCAAAACAATGTTTTTATTGATCACTATTCCGTTTCCCGTATTTCCGTCAGCTGTAATTATTCCGAAAATATGGATAGTATCTCCTGGGGAAGCCTGTGTCAGCGCATCCGTAACTGTCGGAAATGTTTTACCCTGACCGGCTTCGTAAATAGTTGAAAACAAGGGTGTTGTAAACAACACAGACAGGCACCACAGCCAGATTGTTTTTAAAGTTTTCATCCGGAATTATTGTTTGATTTTCAATCGTACAAAATTAACATTTGTTTATGAAGTATAAAAATGAGAGAAAGTAGCGGATACCAGCGTATGAACTGATTATTGTAAAAAAAATCAGGTTAAAAAAAATTTCGTTACATATTTTGTACACAATATTTTTGGCAGCTGAATAAAAGCTTAAAAAAATCTAAAAACAGAGTTTTTAACTTAAAGCAAATATTTTGGAAAAGAAAAAAATCGTCAAAGATTATGATAAATTGCCGCCTGAGGTATTGGAAAAACTCAGGCAAATGTATCCGAACGGCTATTCAAAAAACCTGATTTCCTATTTCAATGCAGAAGGATTGAGGGTATCTGCCCTGCCATTCGAAACGGAAGAATATTATTATCTGATACGAATGTCAGTTGCGGAGGCAAAAAAGATTGATGAAGAAGACGATCTGGATTTTGGCTTTAAAGATCCGGATGCTCCCGGTGAAGTTTCAATGGAAGATGTAGATCAGGACAACCTGTTCAGCATTCAGGAGCCTGAGGAAGAAGAATAAAGAAAAGGAAAGCAACTGTTTACAGGCTGATTCTGTTAAAATACAACACTTCATTTGTAATAATTCAGTAGATCCTTCCCAATGTCGGTGCGGTAATACATTTTATCGAAGTGAACTGAAGGAATATTGGAATACACCACATTCAGGCAAGCTTCGAGGGACTCAGCCATGGCGTTGACAGCCAGAACCCTTCCGCCTGAAGTTTTCAATTCATTATCCATATAGGCTGCCCCTGCAATAATTACCTGACAATCATTTAATTGTTCAAGACCGGATATTTCTTTTCCTTTTTCATAGTTGCCGGGATATCCGCCCGAAACAAGCATAACAGATACCGAATGCAAGGGAGAAAACAACACAGGCTCAGGCTGAAGCTGTCCGTTTGCTGCCGAAACCATCAGCTCTAAAAGGTCAGATTGAATTCTTGGAAGGATAGACTCAGTTTCGGGATCACCCAGCCTGACATTGTATTCAATCACATAAGGATTCCCGTTGACATTCATAAGCCCGAAGAAGATAAATCCATGGTAATCAAGATTTTCGGCTTTAAGCCCTTGAATAGTTGGTTCAATAATGCGTTTGATGACTTTCTCCCTGAAATCATCTTTAAAAAAAGGCACAGGAGAAACAGAGCCCATACCACCCGTATTAGGTCCTGTGTTTCCATCACCCACCTGTTTATAGTCCTTGGCTTCAGGCAACAAGACATAGTTTTTACCGTCTGTAAGCACAAAAACCGAAATTTCAATTCCTGATAAAAACTCCTCAATGAGGAGTGTATTTCCCGCCTGGCCGAATTTTTTGTCAAGAAAGGCTTCATCAAGTGCCTGAAAAGCTGTTTCCTGATTCTGAGCTACAGTAACTCCCTTCCCGGCAGCAAGACCATCTGCCTTTAAGACAACCGGATATTTTGAGCTCATCAGGTATTCCCTTGCCAATTGATATTGATCTGCCTTAAACATCTCAAAACCGGCAGTCGGGATGTGGTATTTCTTCATAAATTGTTTGGCAAAATACTTACTTCCTTCAAGTTGTGCGGCCTGAGCCGAAGGTGCCAGAACTTTGACGGAAGACAAATCTGTCTTACTTTTAAAAAAGTCGTAAATTCCTTTCACGATAGGGTCTTCAGGCCCGGCAATGACCAAATCAATTCCCCTGTCTTTAACCTCAAAGGCTATTTTATCAAAATCATCCGGATTTCCTGAGATATTTTCTGCGATGGAAAAGGTACCGGCATTACCCGGCAATGCAAACAATTTACCGCATATAGGGCTTTTCCTGATGGCTTCACACAGGGAATGTTCTCTTCCCCCGCTGCCTAAAACAAGGACATTCAGTTTATTCATTTGTTTGTCAATCTTTGGGTTACAAAATTCCAGTTCAAAAATAGAATAAATACTTATTTTAGCTCCCCGAAAAATTATCAAAGATAACCGCATACTGATGAGCATTGCTGAAAAAGTTTCTGCTAATTCCGATCCGCTCAAGATTTATTACAGTATGCTTGAAGACATTGAAAAGGCTAAGAAATATATTTACATAGAAACTTTCCGATTTGAAAACGACCCCATCGGAATAAAGTTCAGAAACCTACTGGCCAAAAAGGCCCGTGAAGGGGTAAAAATTATGATACTTACCGATGCATGGGGAACCTCAGTCAATTCAAAATTTTTTAAAATGATCACAGATTACGGAGGTGAAGTTAAGTTTTTTAAAAGCATACGCTTCGCCCTGAATCTTTTTCTGGTCAATCATGAACGTGACCACCGCAAACTCCTGATAATAGATGATTTTATCAGTTACATAAGCTCCATCAATATTTCCAATTACAACCTTAACTGGCGTGAATTCTCACTTCGGATAGAAGGTGAACTGGCTGTTTTTCTGAAAAAAATATTTCTTGAAAACTACAACCTGAAAAACACCTATAAATTTGATAAAAAAAGAAGCTCGCAGATTGTAAAAGCCGGTCATTTTGAAATAGTGAGGGATGTACCAAGCGTCAGGTATCAGCGTATCAGAAAGCGATTTGTACAACTGATTAACATCAGCAAGCATCAGGTATTTATTGAAACGCCCTATTTCCTGCCTACTTTTCTGCTTACCGAAGCTCTGATTGCGGCTGCAAAACGTAAAGTGGACGTGAACATTATTATACCCAGGCGGTCGGACGTTACGGTAGTTGACCGGTTGAGACAGTATTATCTCGGTCGTTTTTACGAAGCAGGGGTAAAAATCTGGTATTATCTCCCCACCAATCTCCATTCAAAACTGTTTATTTCGGATCAATGGTTTTATGCCGGTTCCACAAATTTTGACTATCGCAGTTTCAGGTATATGTTTGAAATTGGATTGTTTGGTACTCAGGAAGACATCTGGTCAGTCATTATGAATCATATTCATGAAACCCTGAGTGAATCAATACCATTTGATTATCATGAATGGAAAAACAGGGCTGCCTCCTTAAAAATAATTGAAAGGCTTTTGCTCCCTGTAAAACATCTTCTTTAGGCAACCTTATCTTAATTAAACCTATCTTTGTACTTAATTAATATGGTCATTTATGAAAAAATCAATCAGTATTATTTTACTTTTATTTGCATTCTCCTTTCTGAAAGCCCAGGTGAGTATTACTTCTCAGGATATGCCATCAGGCGGTGACACACTTAGATACAGCGAAGCAAATATTACACAGGATATTCTCTCAAAATATCAAAACACCGGCAGCAACTATATCTGGGATTTTTCTGATTTGGAACCCACCTCACAGGGTATTTATGAATATAAAAATGCCATGCAGACACCTTATGGATTTTACTTTTTCGGCTCTTACGGCCTGAAAGTGTCGGATAGCATAGGCATGG comes from Sphingobacteriales bacterium and encodes:
- a CDS encoding GxxExxY protein, which translates into the protein MIENQLTEKIIGCAIEVHKQLGPGLLECAYEECLYYELINSGLEVKKQLALPLVYKEIQLDAGYRIDLLVENRVIVEIKSVDAIAEIHKAQLMTYMKLANLKIGLLINFNVTKLKDGIVRWII
- the xth gene encoding exodeoxyribonuclease III, translated to MKIISYNVNGIRAALSKGLIDWLKSTDADIVCIQELKATPEQFDTAQFEDLGYHCFWNPAVKKGYSGVGLLSRAKPDKVVFGFGKEIYDQEGRVIRADIGDKSFLSLYIPSGSSGDERQDFKMEFLDFFTDWTIDLLRQRPNLVISGDFNICHQAIDIHDPIRNATSSGFLPEEREWFSGFLDIGLTDSFRFLHPKVQKYSWWSFRANSRAKNLGWRIDYHLVSEGLKNQIRQAGIDNDVVHSDHCPVWVELA
- a CDS encoding T9SS type A sorting domain-containing protein, translated to MKTLKTIWLWCLSVLFTTPLFSTIYEAGQGKTFPTVTDALTQASPGDTIHIFGIITADGNTGNGIVINKNIVLLGQGVDQTIVEGGASLSVSDRRVFSVMPGNTVFISGITIRFGNTSGNGGAIENLGILYLKNCMIESNKARYGGALRNGLSAQLYLENCIVKNNTALLRGGAVNHIGAVLQIERCSIEGNQAFDEGGGVQIENSNAEIRNSLIYNNILVADTVHSNGAGLFAGTSGKAIQISLTNCTISNNKGKTSGNYLTCGGGMGIISSNGSCVVNLINCTFTENTVYCGQSIQAYSYNDPATVHFNLLNCILASGFTDNFFGYTQNGGKITFNRTYTILQDNTILVSGQGNINNMDAELEILADNGGPTKTHALKPTSPAIDAGTSVGAPPLDQRGASRNGKTDIGAFEFGGVIGVRDNNSQKGIIMVYPNPVTDVVLLLNPEGMNVRFKIIDITGRLLIEDNVNEKTKSIDLHNLSSGIYLLLIENSEKQLVQVEKLVK
- the purD gene encoding phosphoribosylamine--glycine ligase; amino-acid sequence: MNVLVLGSGGREHSLCEAIRKSPICGKLFALPGNAGTFSIAENISGNPDDFDKIAFEVKDRGIDLVIAGPEDPIVKGIYDFFKSKTDLSSVKVLAPSAQAAQLEGSKYFAKQFMKKYHIPTAGFEMFKADQYQLAREYLMSSKYPVVLKADGLAAGKGVTVAQNQETAFQALDEAFLDKKFGQAGNTLLIEEFLSGIEISVFVLTDGKNYVLLPEAKDYKQVGDGNTGPNTGGMGSVSPVPFFKDDFREKVIKRIIEPTIQGLKAENLDYHGFIFFGLMNVNGNPYVIEYNVRLGDPETESILPRIQSDLLELMVSAANGQLQPEPVLFSPLHSVSVMLVSGGYPGNYEKGKEISGLEQLNDCQVIIAGAAYMDNELKTSGGRVLAVNAMAESLEACLNVVYSNIPSVHFDKMYYRTDIGKDLLNYYK
- a CDS encoding PKD domain-containing protein, whose product is MRKVRFRPEFLLIISFIFSGNLVLYSQSNNPFTGSSQNFYEIKAQFEKKLAEASDLEHFREWKQYKRWEWFMEPRVFPTGELPNPMAVSNELSKPKPYRNDGYRSSGSWVSLGPDISSGNGIGRINFICFHPTDSNIIFAGAPSGGLWKTTNGGTSWTTNTDNLPVIGFSDMVINPQNPAVMYLASSDGDANDTYSIGVLKSTDGGQTWVVTGLNFNVTQTRTIRKLLMHPSNPDILYAATNNGIYKTVNAGNNWTRVYSYGCIDIEFKPQNPSVIYAAVYQGSWTAGAKFIRSTDNGSTWKEITGDWSGKANRIAIAIAPGDSNYVYIIASESPTSNYDNRHGYLGFYRSVNGADSFVTMSTSPNILGWSPGGTDQRGQGWYDLEVVVSPVNRHLVFIGGINIWKSEDGGATWTLSAHWYGGGGAPYVHADIHAMAFDPKNPYALYIGCDGGIYYTKNGGVTYKDISQSMVTSQIYRIGSSATDNKLVIAGLQDNGSKLYNGSWGNVLGGDGMECIIDPTDNKIMYGSLYYGDIQKSTNGGSSFNKIKKNIDEDGGWVTPYLLCPKDPKILYAGYNNVWVNYNRGSSNWIKISSFAGSTTLVALAVAPSDTSVIYAAKSSTLYRTRNSGQTWDNINSGLPTANASITDIEVREDNANVVWVTFSGYSNGNKVFVSVDGGDNWVNYSGSLPNLPVNCIVYQKGSDNGLYVGTDVGVYYRDSSLNDWIPFSSGLPNVIVNDLEIFYNSVPSKQRIKAATYGRGLWESELYASPDIPPVADFEVKDTVVCPGYTVSFNNLSSYATSFRWYFPGANPSVSTDRNPKIRFESPGYYDVYLVAINDYGKDSIRRTALIRVDATAKCIYIMPSTFSNDVYTTCTGTLFDPGGNSNYTSNLNTIVTISPPQSTGIIMTFKSFQTEDKFDVLEIFEGTSVSGKRIGAFSGSTLPGNGLIVSQEGSVTLRFTSDALDNRSGFEMEWKCIKPDEPPFAYFSVTNKYSCTGEINFENRSLNNPVSYLWDFGDGSSSSEINPVHQYQKNGKYNIKLKISNAHGSDSFTITNLVVDMPLPPKVNHGSSCGAGQVSLSAYGDGHLYWYNSLADSIPFHKGSGYQTSFLTETKDYYVRLFTFGPSQYAGPYSNSIGSGGFLTGTQGLLFNVYKNLIIRSVKVYASGSGNRQIQLKNSSGSILYDTNVYLNSGENRINLNFEVEKGNAYSLIGINATLYRNNAGVSYPYTIENLISIYNSTAGSTVYYYFYDWEIQESDVCRSLPVKITAGIFQQAPKAGFDAKDSGLYVKFNNLSTNNLINNWSFGDGNTSDEVSPVYKYSAPGNYTVKLSTHNACGSDSVSKNILIVNSLNEYSVPDIRVYPNPSEGKFTVELSHSSGKLKITDVNGKVVAEEILDGTGRSIFFTYQLKRGIYFLSLIDENGILTRKIIIY
- a CDS encoding MvaI/BcnI restriction endonuclease family protein yields the protein MKIYTKESLIKELKKIAKKGWIENKRYGNQGGIGNTLEDLLGIEENNLPIPNAAEWELKTQRLNTSSLTTLFHIEPSPRAVKFVPQVLLLKYGWSHEEAGIKYPDNEMSFRQTIHGLSPSDRGFQVVIDRNNRKILISFDSSKVAEKHTDWLKQVKERVGLGQLDPQPYWGFDDLSNKAGTKLLNCFYVQGEVKKEGDIEFYRYSKVMMLQKFKFEGFLNQIEKGNILIDFDARTGHNHGTKFRMRQNCLPELYEKATIIL
- a CDS encoding phosphatidylserine/phosphatidylglycerophosphate/cardiolipin synthase family protein; this translates as MSIAEKVSANSDPLKIYYSMLEDIEKAKKYIYIETFRFENDPIGIKFRNLLAKKAREGVKIMILTDAWGTSVNSKFFKMITDYGGEVKFFKSIRFALNLFLVNHERDHRKLLIIDDFISYISSINISNYNLNWREFSLRIEGELAVFLKKIFLENYNLKNTYKFDKKRSSQIVKAGHFEIVRDVPSVRYQRIRKRFVQLINISKHQVFIETPYFLPTFLLTEALIAAAKRKVDVNIIIPRRSDVTVVDRLRQYYLGRFYEAGVKIWYYLPTNLHSKLFISDQWFYAGSTNFDYRSFRYMFEIGLFGTQEDIWSVIMNHIHETLSESIPFDYHEWKNRAASLKIIERLLLPVKHLL
- a CDS encoding site-specific DNA-methyltransferase, yielding MNFEEKYLDKIINGDCLTVMQDMPDKCVDLVVTSPPYNLKNSTGNGMKDGRGGKWAGAALVNGYSHYDDNMPHEQYAEWQYSCLKEMFRLIKDDGAIFYNHKWRVQDGLLQDRKDIIRDLPVRQIIIWKRKGGINFNPGYFLPTYEVIYLIPKRKFKLVPKANAYGDVWTFTQEMKNEHPAPFPVALIYRIISSTTAQIILDPFMGSGTTAVVAMGLKRHYIGIELSPDYCNMAEQRIKRNKIHSELFGLRQLSLFQDID